One Arthrobacter sp. B3I4 genomic window, TCCGGTGCCTGCGCTTTTGAGCTGGTGTTCCGGAACCATGGAGCGCAGCCGTTCGGCCAGCAGGAGGGGCTGGGCGCCGGACTGCACCGCGAGCATTCCCTCCATTACGAGGGTCATGCGTTCGATGTCGAGCTCTGAGAGCCGGGCCAGGCGGGAGCTGAACGGCAGCCAGATGAAGTTGGCGGAGAGCAGGCCCCACAGGGTTGCGACGAATGCCGCGGCGATCATATGCCCCAGTTCGTCCGGCTTGGAAAGGTTCTCCAGGACATGGGTGAGGGAGACAACGGTGCCGACGATCCCGACGGTGGGCGCGTAGCCGCCGAGGCTGGCGAAGAACTTGGAGGAGGCGTGGTCGCTGCGGGATTTGGTGTCGATCTCGTCCTCCATCTGCATCCGGAGGTCCTCGGCGTCGGTGCCGTCGGCGATGTTCTGCAGGGCGCGTGCCAGGAAGGGGTCCTTGACGCTCGCCGCCTCCTCCTCGAGGGAGAGCAGGCCCTCGGCCCGGGCTTTCTCCGCGAAGCGGACCATCTGGTCGATGTTTTCCTGCGGCTTGGCCGTCTT contains:
- a CDS encoding motility protein A yields the protein MDPATIIGLLLAFGSVIAMVLIEGGSITALLLPGPLVLVFGATLAIGLAGNTLKDVLQAFKSVPAMFMGKTAKPQENIDQMVRFAEKARAEGLLSLEEEAASVKDPFLARALQNIADGTDAEDLRMQMEDEIDTKSRSDHASSKFFASLGGYAPTVGIVGTVVSLTHVLENLSKPDELGHMIAAAFVATLWGLLSANFIWLPFSSRLARLSELDIERMTLVMEGMLAVQSGAQPLLLAERLRSMVPEHQLKSAGTGRKAAAADAEVLDSAA